From Bradyrhizobium sp. sBnM-33:
CAGCCGGCCGACCTCAAGATCAGCGTCACCTTGCGAGCCTCACCGGACAAGGTGGCCGATCTCTATGCCAAGTTTGGTGGGCTGGACACCGCGGTCAAGCAAGTGGTCAGCCCCGCCGTCAACCAGCAAGTCAAAATCGTGTTCGGCCGCTACACGGCCGTGAAAGCGATTCAGGAGCGCGGGCCGCTGAACTCCGCGATCAAGGACGCCATCACCGCTTCGCTGAAGGACGATCCGATGATCACGATCGAAAGCGTCCAGCTCGAAAATATCGAGTTCAGCGCAAACTATCTGCATTCGATCGAGCAGCGCATGCTGGCCGAGGTCGAGGTGCAGAAGCTGCAGCAGAACGCCGAGCGCGAAAAGGTGCAGGCACAGATCACCGTCACCCAGGCCACCGCCAAGGCCAACGCCGTCCGCGCCGAGGCGCAGGCCGCGGCCGACGCGCTGCGGCTGAACGGCGAAGCCCGCGCCACCAATATCAGGATCACCGGCGAAGCCGAAGCCGCCGCCATCGAAGCCCGCGCCAAGGCGCTCGGCACCAACCCGAACCTCGTCACGCTGGTGCAGGCCGAACGCTGGAACGGCGTGCTGCCGACTACGATGGTGCCGGGCTCATCGGTACCGTTCGTGTCGGTGAAATAGAGCCGAATCGCGTGGCGGGCGCATTCCTGGTTGGACGTCGAAGCGTCGCCCTTCATTTTTTCAAATGGCTAGGACGCACGCGCTCCGGTAGTATCATGCTGGCGTGAACGGCGCCGGGAGCCGTGGCATGATGCATCATCCGATACGTTTAGTTTGGGGACGGGTGTCTTGAGCGCATTGGTGGAAACGGCCGATATCACAAATCTCCGAAGCGAAGCCGCCGGGCGAACCGATGCCCAGCAAGACACCCTAAAATTCGCCGAAGCCGCCATTGCCGATAGCAAGCGCCAAGGGCTGCTGCTCGCCGTTCGGGCCCGCTGGATCGCGCTGGCGGTAATTGCCGTTACCCTCCCGATCATCAACCCGAACTGGGACGTGATTTACTACATCGTGCTGCTCGGCCTTTTTGCCGTGATCGGCTGGGCCCAGCTCAAGGTCGGCAAAGTGGGCCGTTCGCGGCCGGAGCTTTTCCTGATCTTTTGCGATCTTGCATTACTTACTTTCCTCACCGTCGTGCCCAATCCGTTCAGTGCCGAGAACTGGCCGGTCGGCATGCAATTCCGTTTCGAGACTTTCATCTATTTCTTTGTCTTCCTGGCAACCGGGACCCTTGCCTATTCGTGGCGAACGGTATTCGCGATGGGATTCTGGACCTCGGCCGTATGGGCGATCGGCGTCGGCTGGGCCTATCTGCAGCCCGAAACCCATGCGGAGCTCTCGGAACGCGTGCGGGCCGCCGTCGGCTCCGACGTCAGGATGTTCGACATCATCAACCCCGCAGCGATCGGCATTCCCGTGCGATTCCAGGAAATCACGGTATTCCTGATCGTCGCCATGACGTTGGCGCTGGCGGTACGCCGCTCCAACGCCCTGCTGATCAGCCACGCCGGGATCGAACGCGAGCGCGCCAACCTGGCACGTTATTTTTCACCCAATGTCGTCGATGAATTGTCGGGCAATGACGAGCCGCTGACACGGGTTCGCACCCAAGACGTCGCGGTGTTGTTTGCCGATATCGTGGGATTCACCGCCTACGCCGATGGACGAGACCCGAAAGAGGTCATCGACACGCTGCGGCAATTTCATGAGCGAATGGAAAGGCAAGTGTTCCAGCACGGCGGAACGCTCGACAAATACCTCGGCGATGGCCTGATGGCGACGTTCGGCACGCCGTTCGCCGGCGATTCCGACGCGCTGAACGCCTTGCGTTGCGCGCGGGGCATGATCACCTCGATCGCCGAATTGAACAGAGAACGGCACGATCGCAACGAGCCGCCGATCCAGGTCAGCGTCGGATTGCACTATGGCCAGGTCGTGCTGGGGGATATCGGCCTCAACCGGCTCGAATTCGCCGTGATCGGCACCACCGTGAATGCGGCGAGCCGGCTTGAGTCGCTTACCCGCGAATTTGGATGCGCCATCGTCGTCAGCGACGTACTGGTGCGGCAGGCCCGGGCCGAATCGAGCCATTCGAGCGCCGACTTCGCGTTGCTTGTCGAGCAGCCGGCACAGCTCATTCGTGGTCTCGAGCAACCGGTCATCATCTGGACGTGTGCGAATGTCGCTCCATGACGGCCTGAATCGCGCGATGGATGCCTTGGCACTCATCGCGCCCCTCGGCTTCTTTTCATGCTATGAGTCGCCGCCCGTTCCACCGAGACTGCTATTTCCCCTCCATGGCCAAATCCACCCTCTCCTTCGTCTGCCAGAATTGCGGCGCGGCGTATAATCGCTGGCAGGGCAAGTGCGAGTCCTGCGGTGAGTGGAACACGCTGGCCGAGGAGGACACGACCGGAAGCGTGCCGGTATCGATCCGTTCGAAGCGCCGGGGCCGGACGTTTGCGCTGGAATCGCTGACCGGAAAAAGCAACGACGCCCCTCGCCTGTCCTCCGGAATGACCGAGCTTGATCGTGTCACCGGCGGCGGCTTTGTCCGTGGCTCGGTGCTTCTGGTCGGCGGCGATCCCGGCATCGGCAAATCGACGCTGCTCACGCAGGCCACCAGCATGCTGGCGCGCGCAGGCCACCGCGCGGTCTATATTTCGGGCGAAGAGGCCGTGGCGCAGGTGCGGCTGCGCGCCGAGCGGCTCGGATTGGCCGATGCGCCGGTGCAACTCGCCGCCGAAACCTCCGTCGAGGACATCGTCTCGACTCTGTCTGAAGGCGCGGTGCCGCGGCTGATCGTGATCGATTCGATCCAGACCATGTGGACCGACACGGTGGAGTCGGCGCCGGGAACGGTGACGCAGGTCCGCGCCTCGGCACAGGCGCTCATTCGTTTCGCCAAGAAGACCGGTGCTGCGATCATTCTGGTCGGCCACGTCACCAAAGATGGTCAGATCGCAGGCCCCCGCGTGGTCGAGCACATGGTCGACGCCGTGCTGTCGTTCGAGGGCGAAGGCTCGCAGCATTTCCGCATTCTGCGCGCGATGAAGAATCGCTTTGGTCCGACCGATGAAATCGGCGTGTTCGAGATGACGGGCCTCGGCCTTCGCGAAGTCTCCAACCCCTCGGAATTGTTCCTCTCTGAACGCGATCTGGGCAGCCCGGGAACGGCAGTTTTTGCCGGCATCGAAGGCACCCGGCCGGTGCTGGTGGAATTGCAGGCGTTGGTGGCGCCGACCACGCTCGGCACCCCCAGGCGGGCCGTGGTGGGTTGGGATCCGAGCCGGCTGTCGATGGTGCTGGCGGTACTGGAAGCCCATTGCGGGGTTAAATTGTCCGGCTACGACGTCTATCTGAACGTGGCGGGGGGCTTGCGGATCCAGGAGCCCGCGGCCGACCTCGCGGCAGCAGCCGCACTGGTATCCTCGTTGGTAAACGCGCCGTTACCGACTGATGCGGTCTATTTCGGCGAGATTTCGCTCTCCGGCGCAGTCCGGCCGGTGGCGCAGACCTCCGCCCGATTGAAGGAGGCCGCGAAACTGGGTTTTGGCCGCGCCGTTCTGCCCGAATCGGCGCGCGGAGAGGTCGGCGGCGATAGCGGGCTTGCGCTGAACAGCATCGGCGGACTAACCAGCCTGGTGGCCGAAATCGCGGCGCGCGGCAGCCCAAGAAACACCGGGGGCGGCAACCGGGATGCCAGTCGCGAGGGTGCGGCAGAGAAAAATGCCACACCGGCGCGATTCCGTCGTGAAAACAGCTAAAGCGGCGTGACGCGCCCGCCCCTCGCCGCTATACAACGCGCGCGAAAGGCGGGCGGGATGCACGATTTCCGGCCTTGCGGGATGCGCCGTCTGCCCCTCACTTGGGGTGAACGCCAAGCCGCCGATTCGCTGCCTAAGGACTTACGAGCGGACCTGACCAGCCGATGCCGATAACGATACTCGATCTCGTCCTGCTCGGAGTGATGCTGATTTCGGGGCTGCTCGCCATGGTGCGCGGCTTCATGCGCGAAATCCTGTCGATCGCGGCCTGGGGCGCGGCGGCGCTGGTGACGCTGTATGCCTTCTCGAAGTTGATGCCATCTGCCAGGGACTATTTCGGCAGCGAGACGATCGCGGCCGTGGTGGTCGTTGCCGGCACCTTCATCGGCACCCTGATCGTGGTCTCCGTCATCACGGTGCGGATTTCGGACATGATCCTGGATTCTCGCATCGGCGCGCTTGATCGCACGCTTGGATTCCTGTTTGGGTTGGGTCGCGGCCTTTTGATCGTGGTGGTCGCCTTTCTGTTCTTTAGCTGGCTGGTCCCGGACAAGCAGCGGCCGGACTGGATCACCGGTGCAAAATCCCGGGTGGTGCTGCAGGGAACCGGGGATTGGTTAATGTCGCTCTTGCCTGACGACCCCGAGAACACCATCTTAAAGAGATTCAAGAAGAATAAACCGGAAGACGATCAAACTGACGCCGACCAGGCAGCGCCTGCATCCGGCGATGGCTACAGTAAACCTGCCCGCGACAGCCTTAAAAAGCTGATCGAGAAACCCGCGGGCCGCTAATTTCTGGCCAAAATAGAGAGGCGATGGACGCGATGCAAAACCCTTCCGATCCCGCCGGCCAACTCGATCTAAATCTTGGCATCGAGTTGCAGGACGATCTCGAAGGCGACACGCTACGCGAGGAATGCGGCGTGTTCGGCATTTTCGACCACCCGGAGGCCGCCGCCATCACGGCGCTCGGACTACACGCCCTCCAGCATCGCGGCCAGGAAGCCGCAGGCATCGTCTCCTTCGACGGCAGCCGCTTCCACTCTGAACGCCGCCTTGGCCTGGTCGGCGATACCTTCTCCCGCCGCGAGGTGATCGAGCGCCTGCCCGGCAGCATGGCGGTCGGTCATGTCCGCTATTCCACCACCGGCGCGACCATCCTGCGCAACGTGCAGCCGCTATTCGCCGAGCTCAATGCCGGTGGTTTCGCGGTCAGCCATAACGGCAACCTCACCAATGGCCTGACGCTGCGCCGCGAGTTGGTGAAGGGCGGCGCCATGATGCAGTCGACCACCGATACCGAGGTCATCCTGCATCTGGTTGCGCAGTCCAAGCGCAACCGTTTCATCGACCGTTTCATCGAGGCGCTGCGCGCGATCGAGGGCGCCTATTCGCTGGTGGCCCTGACAAACAAGAAGCTGATCGGCGCGCGCGATCCGCTCGGCATCCGACCGCTGGTGCTCGGCGATCTCGACGGTCGTCCGATCCTGACCTCGGAAACCTGTGCGCTCGACATGATCGGCGCCAAATATGTCCGCGACATCGAGCCCGGCGAAATCATCGTATTCGACGAGAAGGGCGCCAACAGCCACAAGCCGTTCCCGCCAAAGCCGCCCCGGCCCTGCATCTTCGAATACATCTACTTCTCACGGCCGGATTCGATCGTCGGCGGCCGTTCGGTCTATGAGGTCAGAAAGGCCTTCGGCGCGCAGCTTGCCCGCGAAAGCCATGTCGAGGTCGACGTCGTGGTGCCGGTGCCGGACTCCGGCGTACCGGCGGCGGTCGGCTACAGCCAGTATTCCGGCGTTCCGTTCGAACTCGGCATCATCCGCAACCACTATGTCGGCCGCACCTTCATCCAGCCGACCCAGAGCGTGCGCGAGCTCGGTGTGCGCATGAAGCATTCGGCCAACCGCGCCGCGATCGAAGGCAAGCGGATCATCCTGATCGACGACTCGCTGGTGCGCGGCACCACCTCGAAGAAGATCGTGCGCATGATGCGCGACGCCGGTGCGCGCGAAGTGCATTTCCGGCTCGCCTCGCCGCCGATCCTCTATCCCGACTATTACGGCATCGACCTGCCGGACCGCGGCGGACTTCTCGCGGCCACCCATACGCTGGAAGAGATGCGCGACATCATCGGCGCGGATTCGCTGGCGTTCCTGTCGATCGACGGCCTGTACCGCGCGATGGGCGAGCCGGGGCGCGACCCGGCCAATCCGAAATTCTCGGACCATTGCTTCACCGGTGCCTATCCGACGCACCTTACCGACCAGACTCAGGTCGAGCCCCAGCCCCGGCAGTTGTCGCTGCTGGCGGAAGCGAGCTGAGGCGCGGCCAATAATCCATTTTTCCGTCATGGCCGGGCTTGTCCCGGCCATCCACGTCTGTAAAACCCGCCGCAAAGACGTGGATGCCCGGGACGTCTAGCGCGAAGACGCGCTCCGCGCTTTTGTCCGGGCATGACGAAAGTGGCACGACATGACCAAACCCCTCGCCTCGCGCATTGCGCTCGTCACGGGCGCCTCCCGCGGCATCGGCTATGCCACGGCGCGCGCGCTCGCCCGCGCCGGCGCGCATATCGTCGCTGTTGCACGTACGCAAGGCGGCCTTGAGGAACTCGACGACGAGATCAGGAAGGAGAGCGGCAGCGCCACGCTGGTGCCGCTCAGTCTCACCGATTTCGACGGCATCGCGCGGCTCGGCGCGGCGCTGCATGAGCGTCATGGCAAGCTCGACATTCTCGTCGGCAATGCCGGCGTCGCAGGCCCTTCCTCGCCGCTTGGTCATATCGAGCTGAAGCCCTGGAACGATGTATTCGCCGTAAACGTGACCGCTAACTTCCAGCTCATCCGCTGCATGGATCCGCTGCTCAAGATTTCGGACGCCGGCCGCGCCGTGTTCGTG
This genomic window contains:
- a CDS encoding prohibitin family protein; the protein is MPRGIIGAIVAVIVIAIIAAGSWYTVDQTERGAKLRYGAVIGTAQPGLGFKVPLIDSVEKVSVKTFTYTWDKMNSYSYDQQPADLKISVTLRASPDKVADLYAKFGGLDTAVKQVVSPAVNQQVKIVFGRYTAVKAIQERGPLNSAIKDAITASLKDDPMITIESVQLENIEFSANYLHSIEQRMLAEVEVQKLQQNAEREKVQAQITVTQATAKANAVRAEAQAAADALRLNGEARATNIRITGEAEAAAIEARAKALGTNPNLVTLVQAERWNGVLPTTMVPGSSVPFVSVK
- a CDS encoding adenylate/guanylate cyclase domain-containing protein, whose protein sequence is MSALVETADITNLRSEAAGRTDAQQDTLKFAEAAIADSKRQGLLLAVRARWIALAVIAVTLPIINPNWDVIYYIVLLGLFAVIGWAQLKVGKVGRSRPELFLIFCDLALLTFLTVVPNPFSAENWPVGMQFRFETFIYFFVFLATGTLAYSWRTVFAMGFWTSAVWAIGVGWAYLQPETHAELSERVRAAVGSDVRMFDIINPAAIGIPVRFQEITVFLIVAMTLALAVRRSNALLISHAGIERERANLARYFSPNVVDELSGNDEPLTRVRTQDVAVLFADIVGFTAYADGRDPKEVIDTLRQFHERMERQVFQHGGTLDKYLGDGLMATFGTPFAGDSDALNALRCARGMITSIAELNRERHDRNEPPIQVSVGLHYGQVVLGDIGLNRLEFAVIGTTVNAASRLESLTREFGCAIVVSDVLVRQARAESSHSSADFALLVEQPAQLIRGLEQPVIIWTCANVAP
- the radA gene encoding DNA repair protein RadA, whose amino-acid sequence is MAKSTLSFVCQNCGAAYNRWQGKCESCGEWNTLAEEDTTGSVPVSIRSKRRGRTFALESLTGKSNDAPRLSSGMTELDRVTGGGFVRGSVLLVGGDPGIGKSTLLTQATSMLARAGHRAVYISGEEAVAQVRLRAERLGLADAPVQLAAETSVEDIVSTLSEGAVPRLIVIDSIQTMWTDTVESAPGTVTQVRASAQALIRFAKKTGAAIILVGHVTKDGQIAGPRVVEHMVDAVLSFEGEGSQHFRILRAMKNRFGPTDEIGVFEMTGLGLREVSNPSELFLSERDLGSPGTAVFAGIEGTRPVLVELQALVAPTTLGTPRRAVVGWDPSRLSMVLAVLEAHCGVKLSGYDVYLNVAGGLRIQEPAADLAAAAALVSSLVNAPLPTDAVYFGEISLSGAVRPVAQTSARLKEAAKLGFGRAVLPESARGEVGGDSGLALNSIGGLTSLVAEIAARGSPRNTGGGNRDASREGAAEKNATPARFRRENS
- a CDS encoding CvpA family protein, producing MPITILDLVLLGVMLISGLLAMVRGFMREILSIAAWGAAALVTLYAFSKLMPSARDYFGSETIAAVVVVAGTFIGTLIVVSVITVRISDMILDSRIGALDRTLGFLFGLGRGLLIVVVAFLFFSWLVPDKQRPDWITGAKSRVVLQGTGDWLMSLLPDDPENTILKRFKKNKPEDDQTDADQAAPASGDGYSKPARDSLKKLIEKPAGR
- the purF gene encoding amidophosphoribosyltransferase, with the translated sequence MQNPSDPAGQLDLNLGIELQDDLEGDTLREECGVFGIFDHPEAAAITALGLHALQHRGQEAAGIVSFDGSRFHSERRLGLVGDTFSRREVIERLPGSMAVGHVRYSTTGATILRNVQPLFAELNAGGFAVSHNGNLTNGLTLRRELVKGGAMMQSTTDTEVILHLVAQSKRNRFIDRFIEALRAIEGAYSLVALTNKKLIGARDPLGIRPLVLGDLDGRPILTSETCALDMIGAKYVRDIEPGEIIVFDEKGANSHKPFPPKPPRPCIFEYIYFSRPDSIVGGRSVYEVRKAFGAQLARESHVEVDVVVPVPDSGVPAAVGYSQYSGVPFELGIIRNHYVGRTFIQPTQSVRELGVRMKHSANRAAIEGKRIILIDDSLVRGTTSKKIVRMMRDAGAREVHFRLASPPILYPDYYGIDLPDRGGLLAATHTLEEMRDIIGADSLAFLSIDGLYRAMGEPGRDPANPKFSDHCFTGAYPTHLTDQTQVEPQPRQLSLLAEAS
- a CDS encoding SDR family NAD(P)-dependent oxidoreductase — translated: MTKPLASRIALVTGASRGIGYATARALARAGAHIVAVARTQGGLEELDDEIRKESGSATLVPLSLTDFDGIARLGAALHERHGKLDILVGNAGVAGPSSPLGHIELKPWNDVFAVNVTANFQLIRCMDPLLKISDAGRAVFVTSGAASKANAYLGPYAASKAALDTLVRSWANETASTKLRVNLFSPGPIRTRMRASVFPGEDPMTLDTPEQAAEFIVPMCAPEWTETGKLYDYRTRTLMSFHPPA